GGATATCTCCTTCTAGAACACTTTACGTGGCGCTCTGCGACGCCTGCCTAGTGCCGCGGAATGCACAGGACTAATCCGCTCAGGTCCTTGAGACGCGCATCCGGCGACACCAACGCTCGCCGACTTCTGGAAAGCCTTAGCGAAAAGAGTACTCAGTCACGGACGGGCTGCGCCAGCTGATTGGCATAACGTCGGAATAGCTTGCTGCGCTTCCCTGGATCGATGTTGATCTTGGTGAGGTCGCCGTCGTACTGCTTGAGCAAAAGCGGATCCATGACGGCTCGAAACAGCGGCGGGATGTGACAGAGCCAAATCATCCCCGGATATCCGGACGGCATTGTGGGTACGTCGCTATAGCTACGAAGGGCTTGGTAGCTACGCGTCGGAAACGCGTGGTGATCCGAGTGTCGCTGCACATGGAAATAGATCACATTCGAGGCAATGTGATCAGTGTTCCATGAGTGCTCAGGTCGGACCCGCTCGTAACGTCCGTCAGGAAGCTTCTGACGAAGCAACCCGTAGTGTTCTATATAGTCCGCGATCACCAAAAACCAGTAGCCACCGAAGGCGGTAGCAAGCAGGTACGGGATGATGCTCGAACCCAGCCAGACGATCAGGGCACCGTAGAAGACCAGCGAGATCAGAGCCGGCTGGAGGAATTCGTTCTCCAGCGTCCAGGGACCTTTGCCGCTGCGCGCCAAGCGTTCCTTCTCCAGGCGCCAGGGTCGAATAAATCCCGTGTACGGGAGTTCGCGCAGCGCGAAGAAATAGATGCCCTCACCCATGCGAGCGGAACTGGAGTCCTCAGGAGTAGCAACATCCCGATGATGACCACGGTTGTGATCGATCATGTATTGGCCGTAGGCCGTGACCGCCAAGCAGATCTTGGACATCCAGCGTTCGAGTGCGTCCTTCTTATGACCAAGCTCGTGGGAAGTAACGATCGCAAGACCATTGGCAAGACCCACGGAGATGCAGATTCCTGCATAGTTGAGCCCGGTAAGGTCGAGCGTTCCAACCGCCCAGGCGCCAGTGATCATCGAAAGGTAGTGAACGGGCACCGTGACGAACGTCAGGTTCCGATAGTAGTTGTCGTCCTCGAGGGCTTTGATCGCGCTTTCCGGCGGGTTCTTTTGGCTGCTTCCGATAACCATGTCGAGGAGGGGAATCACGACAAAAGTCAGGAAGGGGGCGAGCCAATAGAACGCTGCCTTCCCGGTCAACTGAGCAGCCGCAATGCCGATGGCGGGCAACATCGGCCACAAAACGCCGATGGGCCATGCGTACCGTTTCATATCGCGATATCGCGTCTCCCCGGACCCGCCGCTGTCGTTGTTTGGCAAGCTCGAAATCATGTGGCTCTCCTCTTCAATCAGTTGCACTGCCGGCCCCGACTGCTTGTCGTCTGATGGGCCGGGAAGCAGCCGCAGCAGTGCCGCTGCTTCTCGAATTGAACTTTGAACCACCGAGGACGTTTCTGGCCCCTCCCGGAAGGGATGTTATAGGGGGGCGTACTACTGATCTCGCGAGGCGTTGGATCTGAATGCCCAGCGGGCAAGCTAGCATGAGCAAGATGCGGCCCGCAGCGCTGCCCGAGGGGATGTGGACTTACATAACAGCGTCCCCCTCAAAACGACCCCCTCAGAGAGGGGTTGTTAGTGCGTGTCCCGCCGATTATTTGCGCCATGGTGCATAGCTGCCGCTCATTGTTAGACGCCGAATTGCCGAGCCAGCGCGCGTCTGAGGAGAGGCCCGTGCGTTACTGAAACCAAACGATCAATCTACTTCTAGAAGTCGCCGTCGGCCGCGTCACTTGCACGAAGCGAATCTGCGAGAACCGAAGCAATTGGGCGACCGACGTCATGGCTGCCATGAACCTCGACCAATACGGCCGCCGGCTGGTCGATGCGCCATCAGTCGCCGTGTGTTCGGCACGCAACAATGTGACGGGCCTGTTGCAAGCTGGGTAACCAACAAAAGAGTCGAAATACCCAACAGTAAACAGGCAATAGGCCCGCGCAAAGAGCTTGAAAGGGCAATGAGTGGAAACAATCTCAATCAAGACAAGCGCCGATCACAGCGACTCGACTACGCAGTACGACGCCATTGTCATTGGTGCCGGATTTGCCGGGATGTACATGCTCTATCGGCTGCGCCAACTCGGAATGTCAGTGTGTGTCTACGAGCGAGGAAATGATGTAGGCGGCACATGGTACTGGAACCGATATCCGGGTTGCAGATGCGATATTGAGAGTTTGTGCTACTCGTATTCGTTCTCCCCGGAACTCGAACAAGAATGGAGCTGGACCGAGCGCTATGCCGCGCAGCCCGAGATTCTTCAATATGCCAAACATGTAGCTGATCGTTTTGATCTGCGGCGTGACATCCGCTTTCGGACAACAGTCACCGCTGCGTTCTTTGATGAAAAATCGAACAAGTGGCAGGTGACTACAAGCGATGGAGAATGCGCGCGCGCGCGCTTCCTGATTTCCGCCGTCGGCTGCCTATCGTCAGGCATCGTGCCCGACATTCCAGGCCTCACCGACTTCAAAGGGGCGTGGTACCACACTGGAAGTTGGCCGCATGAAACGGTAGATTTGAGCGACAAGCGCGTAGGCTTGATCGGCACGGGCTCGACTGGAATCCAGTTCTCTTCCGAGATTGCGCACTCCGTCGGTCATCTAACGATATTTCAGAGAACGCCTAATTACAGTGTTCCGTTATGCAACGAACCTCTCGACAAGAAAGATCTTGAAGAGGCCAAAGCCAACTATCGCAGCATGCGCGCACTTTGCCGATACTCTATGGCGGGTAGCCCCTACGTCGGAAATAAAAAGAAAGCCGTTGACGATACCAATGATTCGCGGGAACGAAACTTTGCAGCCGCATGGGATGGGGCGGGCTTCAGCTTCGTCTTTTGCTACAGCGATCTGTTGCTCGACATCGACTCTAATCGGACGGCTGCTGAGTTCGTTGAACGCAAAATCCGTGAGGCCGTGAAGGACCGAGCTGTTGCCGACCTCCTTGTGCCGCAGGGGTACCCACTAGGGGCCAAACGCTTGTGCGTCGATACGGGCTATTATCAGATCTTCAATCGCGACAATGTAAGCTTGGTCGACGTGCGTGAATCGCCGATTGAATACATTACGCCCACGGGCGTACGAACGCTCCACGAGGAGTACGATCTGGATGTATTGGTCTTCGCGACAGGATATGACGCGATTACCGGACCTCTACTGAGGATGGACATCCGCGGTCGCAATGGGCGATCGTTGCGGCAGAAGTGGCGGGAGTGGCCGCAGAGTTATCTTGGCTTGATGATGGAGGGATTTCCAAATCTCTTGACTATCACTGGCCCGGGAAGCCCGTGCGTGCTCGTCAACATGATTGTATCGATCGAGCAGCACGTTGAATGGATTGCCGACTGTATTGCAGCGATGGATCGAGATGGAAAGCAAACTATCGAACCGGACGCAGAAGCAGAGAGCAGTTGGAGCAACATGGTAGACGAGATTGCTAATTCGACGCTTTACCCACTTACAGACTCGTGGTTTACGGGGAAGAATGTTAATGGAAAGTCGTCGAGATTTACGCCGTATGCAGGTGGCATGGGACAGTATCGGCGAATTTGCGAGGAAATCGTTGAAGATGGCTATCGCGGGTTCCGGTTCGACGCTGGTTGCGCGAAGATCTAAGCGGAAGGTCTGCAAAGCGTGCTCAAAAGACTGCGTTGAGTGAATCTGTCGAAGTCGACATGTGCAAGCATCCGACCGGATTCATCGCGCCCGACTGCCGGAGTGTGCGTGTGCTGAGCCCTTCCTGTAGACGGCCCACGGGTCGGATCCGAGCGGTCATCGAACAGTGCACCCTTGCGCCGCTAATAGTCAGCGCCGGGTTGGATGTCGGCACCCGTAAACTCGCTCTGGTTGATGTTCAACTCCGCAAACTTGCGGTACAACGTCGAGCGAGCTATGCCCAAGGCCTGGGCCACCTGGTTGACCTTGCGATACTTGCGCAGCATCCCAACAATGATCTGGCGCTCGTAATCCCGCACCGATGCCATGCTTTCAATGGGCACGGCGCTGGCGGACCGATCCTCCGGCTCGGCTCGCCGCAGCACCTCCGGTGGTAGACACTCCAGACCGATATCGCCGTCAGAGCACAGCAGCGCCGCCTCGATGGCGTTGCGCACTTCCCGGGCATTGCCCGGCCAGTGGTAGCGTTTGAGTGCGTCGCGCGCCTCGGCGGTGAAATTGACCGCCACCAGTCGGTGCTTGCGACGCATTACCTCGGCGAATTGATCGACGAGCACGTCGATGTCACAGGGCCGTTCGCGCAGCGGCTTGATGGTACGCTGCACGACCTTGAGCCGGAAGTACAAATCTTGCCGGAAACGGCCCTGTGCGATCAGTTCCTCGAGGTTGCGGTGGGTCGCTGCAATGATGCGGCAGGAGGCGCGGATCGTCTCGCAAGATCCGACGCGCTGGAAGCTACCGTCCTCGAGTACGCGTAGCAGGGCCACCTGCATCGCCGGCGGCAGTTCACCAACCTCGTCAAGGAACAGCGTGCCTCCCTTGGCGGACTCGAAGTAACCGGCTCGGCCACGCGGGTCGGCGCCAGAGAACGCGCCCTTCACGTAGCCGAAGAAGGTGCTCTCCATCAGGTGCTCGCTAATGGCGCCGCAGTTCACCGGCAGATAAGGCTCGTTATGGCGCGGGCTGCAAGCGTGCACTTGCCGCGCCAGAAGCTCCTTGCCGGTGCCAGTTTCGCCGATAATGAGGACGTTGACTTCGGCCGCGGCGATGCGCTGCAGGTCGTC
This portion of the Methylibium petroleiphilum PM1 genome encodes:
- a CDS encoding alkane 1-monooxygenase; protein product: MISSLPNNDSGGSGETRYRDMKRYAWPIGVLWPMLPAIGIAAAQLTGKAAFYWLAPFLTFVVIPLLDMVIGSSQKNPPESAIKALEDDNYYRNLTFVTVPVHYLSMITGAWAVGTLDLTGLNYAGICISVGLANGLAIVTSHELGHKKDALERWMSKICLAVTAYGQYMIDHNRGHHRDVATPEDSSSARMGEGIYFFALRELPYTGFIRPWRLEKERLARSGKGPWTLENEFLQPALISLVFYGALIVWLGSSIIPYLLATAFGGYWFLVIADYIEHYGLLRQKLPDGRYERVRPEHSWNTDHIASNVIYFHVQRHSDHHAFPTRSYQALRSYSDVPTMPSGYPGMIWLCHIPPLFRAVMDPLLLKQYDGDLTKINIDPGKRSKLFRRYANQLAQPVRD
- a CDS encoding flavin-containing monooxygenase, which produces METISIKTSADHSDSTTQYDAIVIGAGFAGMYMLYRLRQLGMSVCVYERGNDVGGTWYWNRYPGCRCDIESLCYSYSFSPELEQEWSWTERYAAQPEILQYAKHVADRFDLRRDIRFRTTVTAAFFDEKSNKWQVTTSDGECARARFLISAVGCLSSGIVPDIPGLTDFKGAWYHTGSWPHETVDLSDKRVGLIGTGSTGIQFSSEIAHSVGHLTIFQRTPNYSVPLCNEPLDKKDLEEAKANYRSMRALCRYSMAGSPYVGNKKKAVDDTNDSRERNFAAAWDGAGFSFVFCYSDLLLDIDSNRTAAEFVERKIREAVKDRAVADLLVPQGYPLGAKRLCVDTGYYQIFNRDNVSLVDVRESPIEYITPTGVRTLHEEYDLDVLVFATGYDAITGPLLRMDIRGRNGRSLRQKWREWPQSYLGLMMEGFPNLLTITGPGSPCVLVNMIVSIEQHVEWIADCIAAMDRDGKQTIEPDAEAESSWSNMVDEIANSTLYPLTDSWFTGKNVNGKSSRFTPYAGGMGQYRRICEEIVEDGYRGFRFDAGCAKI